From one Acidobacteriota bacterium genomic stretch:
- the pyk gene encoding pyruvate kinase, translating into MTESSMPTPRLRGENAKIVATLGPRSRSLKEIRALAEAGADVFRLNFSHGSHEDHRATLDTVRKVEALVGRPLAALADLQGPKVRVGKFPGGEMKVAWNTEYALVAADETADTGTIPVPHAAILGQLEAGDTILVDDGKLIFTVTKAGKNAKVRADVPGKISDKKGFTVRGKALPVKALTDKDKADLEFALSIGVDLVALSFVQSVSDIAMTKAIINGRAPLIAKLEKPAALGELREIIHASDGVMVARGDLGVEYPPEEVPVIQRRIIRAARAAGRPVIVATQMLESMIENSAPTRAEASDVATAIYQGADAVMLSAETAVGRHPATAVAIMSRIIRATENAEDYRRSMMQFDGDETAQTAIDVVAQTSLGMAEAEGATALALRTGAFERLARFSRVRGATPILYGSIEEARVRQACLLWGVHPHLLDAGVENWYRALMKASGLEGRVAYARWAGDDMRFAWEIGVGKGLDGKPITGV; encoded by the coding sequence ATGACGGAGTCATCCATGCCGACACCCCGCCTGCGCGGCGAAAACGCAAAGATCGTGGCGACCCTCGGCCCACGCAGCCGCTCGCTCAAGGAAATCCGCGCGCTCGCCGAAGCAGGCGCCGATGTCTTCCGGCTGAATTTCTCGCACGGCAGCCACGAAGACCACCGCGCCACGCTGGACACGGTACGCAAGGTGGAAGCGCTCGTAGGCCGGCCGCTCGCGGCATTGGCAGACCTGCAGGGACCCAAGGTGCGCGTCGGCAAGTTTCCGGGCGGGGAAATGAAAGTCGCGTGGAACACCGAATACGCTCTGGTAGCGGCGGACGAGACTGCGGACACTGGAACCATTCCTGTGCCGCATGCGGCAATTCTAGGCCAGCTGGAGGCGGGTGACACGATCCTCGTCGATGATGGCAAGCTGATCTTCACGGTCACGAAGGCTGGCAAGAACGCGAAGGTGCGCGCCGACGTGCCCGGCAAGATTTCGGACAAGAAGGGGTTCACGGTGCGCGGCAAGGCGCTTCCGGTGAAGGCGCTGACCGACAAGGACAAGGCCGACCTGGAGTTTGCCCTCTCGATCGGTGTCGACCTCGTGGCCCTGTCCTTCGTCCAGTCGGTGTCGGACATCGCGATGACCAAGGCGATCATCAACGGTCGCGCACCGCTGATCGCGAAACTGGAAAAGCCTGCGGCGCTGGGCGAGCTTCGCGAGATCATCCACGCGTCTGACGGGGTCATGGTGGCGCGCGGCGATCTCGGGGTCGAATATCCGCCCGAAGAGGTGCCGGTGATCCAGCGCCGCATCATCCGCGCAGCACGCGCGGCCGGCCGGCCGGTGATCGTGGCGACACAGATGCTCGAATCGATGATCGAGAATTCGGCGCCGACGAGGGCGGAAGCTTCAGACGTCGCCACCGCCATCTACCAGGGCGCCGATGCAGTCATGCTGTCGGCGGAGACGGCGGTCGGGCGCCACCCCGCGACTGCGGTGGCGATCATGTCGCGCATCATCCGGGCCACGGAGAACGCCGAAGACTATCGCCGGTCCATGATGCAGTTCGACGGGGACGAAACCGCTCAGACCGCCATTGATGTCGTTGCGCAAACCTCGCTCGGCATGGCCGAAGCCGAAGGTGCGACTGCGCTGGCCTTGCGGACCGGGGCATTCGAGCGGCTGGCACGATTTTCCCGGGTGCGCGGCGCCACGCCGATCCTCTACGGTTCAATCGAGGAGGCGCGCGTTCGCCAGGCCTGCCTCCTGTGGGGTGTGCATCCACACCTTCTGGATGCCGGTGTGGAGAACTGGTACCGCGCGCTAATGAAGGCGTCCGGTCTTGAAGGCCGGGTCGCCTACGCGCGATGGGCTGGCGACGACATGCGTTTCGCGTGGGAAATCGGGGTCGGCAAGGGCCTCGATGGCAAGCCGATCACTGGCGTATGA
- a CDS encoding TIGR02281 family clan AA aspartic protease, with protein sequence MALRNLFFVMIAAVAIAMGIAFYIAPKFKEQAAATDPAPATVAVATPQPSALPGASAAFIDREADGHFWTRADVSGTQVKFMVDTGASIVALTYFDAQRLGLKPEELDFDSEIRTAGGVTYGAPVTLASIRIGRVKVENVDAVILRTELEQSLLGMTFLGELNSYEVRQGQMIIRQ encoded by the coding sequence ATGGCCTTGCGCAACCTGTTCTTCGTCATGATAGCCGCCGTCGCCATTGCGATGGGCATCGCCTTTTATATTGCGCCCAAATTCAAGGAGCAGGCTGCGGCAACGGATCCTGCGCCGGCGACGGTTGCCGTCGCCACGCCGCAACCGTCAGCCCTTCCTGGCGCCAGCGCCGCCTTCATCGACCGCGAGGCGGATGGCCATTTCTGGACGCGCGCAGATGTCAGCGGCACGCAGGTCAAGTTCATGGTCGATACCGGCGCCAGCATCGTGGCGCTGACTTATTTCGACGCCCAGCGCCTCGGCCTGAAGCCGGAGGAGCTCGACTTCGACTCGGAGATCCGGACGGCAGGCGGCGTCACCTATGGTGCACCGGTCACCCTCGCCAGCATCCGCATCGGGCGGGTCAAGGTGGAGAATGTCGACGCGGTGATCCTTCGCACCGAACTCGAGCAATCTCTGCTCGGCATGACCTTCCTCGGCGAACTCAATTCCTACGAGGTCCGCCAGGGGCAGATGATCATACGCCAGTGA
- a CDS encoding DUF1289 domain-containing protein → MPIAPIKTPCIKVCAVDGQTGFCLGCGRTLPEIGRWSQMSAEGRDDVIARLPARISQLETLGKR, encoded by the coding sequence ATGCCCATTGCGCCGATAAAGACCCCTTGCATCAAGGTTTGCGCCGTAGACGGCCAGACGGGCTTCTGCCTCGGCTGTGGACGGACCCTGCCGGAGATCGGCCGGTGGAGCCAGATGAGCGCTGAAGGCCGTGACGATGTCATCGCCCGCCTGCCCGCGCGCATCAGCCAGCTGGAAACGCTGGGGAAACGCTGA
- a CDS encoding nicotinate-nucleotide--dimethylbenzimidazole phosphoribosyltransferase, giving the protein MSDPATQKSPLADVRELILKPIEPDVASGDKVRAALLGMGREGDFGKLGEAAEWLARWQRRFPPRIEKPTLAIFAGSHGIVDAGVSLSSNSDTRAHIDALTQGRAPLSAIATQAGANVRVFELALDRPTPSIAKEAAMTERECAATIAYGFEAVEDKPDLLAIAVSGAGVGTAAAAVACALYGGSPDYWVRPSAQTEASLSGKRSSLVSDALRLHRGHLSDPLEALRCLGGRELAACVGAIIAARHQSIPVVLDGFATTIAAGVVHAVMPSAVSHCLASHITQRPAHEASLERIGLSPLLQLQFQTGGGLGSATAIGLLKTACAPFIAKPASA; this is encoded by the coding sequence TTGAGTGATCCTGCTACCCAGAAATCGCCGCTGGCCGATGTGCGCGAACTGATTCTGAAGCCGATCGAGCCGGACGTCGCGTCCGGCGACAAGGTCCGGGCGGCCCTGCTCGGCATGGGCCGGGAAGGGGATTTCGGAAAGCTGGGCGAGGCGGCCGAATGGCTGGCGCGCTGGCAGCGTCGTTTCCCGCCGCGGATCGAAAAGCCGACGCTTGCCATATTCGCGGGGTCTCACGGGATCGTCGATGCCGGCGTCTCTTTGTCGAGCAATTCCGACACGCGCGCCCACATCGATGCGCTGACCCAAGGCCGCGCTCCGCTCTCGGCAATCGCGACCCAGGCAGGTGCCAACGTGCGTGTGTTCGAGCTGGCGCTCGACCGGCCGACGCCGAGCATCGCCAAGGAAGCGGCGATGACCGAGCGCGAGTGCGCGGCAACGATCGCCTACGGATTCGAAGCCGTCGAGGACAAACCTGACCTTCTGGCGATCGCCGTTTCGGGCGCCGGCGTCGGCACGGCGGCCGCTGCGGTGGCGTGTGCACTGTATGGCGGCTCGCCGGACTACTGGGTCCGGCCAAGTGCGCAGACGGAGGCCTCCCTGTCGGGCAAGCGCAGCTCGCTGGTCAGCGACGCGCTCCGCCTGCACAGAGGCCATCTGTCTGACCCTCTGGAAGCACTTCGCTGCCTCGGCGGCCGCGAACTCGCCGCGTGTGTGGGCGCCATCATCGCGGCCCGTCACCAGAGCATCCCTGTCGTGCTGGACGGCTTTGCTACGACCATCGCGGCGGGCGTTGTGCATGCGGTGATGCCGTCTGCGGTGAGCCATTGCCTCGCCTCCCACATCACCCAGCGCCCCGCCCATGAAGCGTCGCTCGAGCGGATAGGTCTGTCGCCACTGCTGCAACTGCAATTCCAGACTGGCGGCGGGCTGGGATCGGCAACCGCAATCGGGCTGCTCAAGACCGCCTGCGCGCCCTTCATTGCCAAGCCGGCTTCCGCATGA